A region of the Salvia splendens isolate huo1 chromosome 11, SspV2, whole genome shotgun sequence genome:
tgcaagcaaaaaaaccgttgggatctcattgaaatacttaaaccatttttcaatcatataatataaaactcacattaattcaagattatttacggaatttttcattgcagttttaaaaccaagtgatatatacatgcaatgttctaaaacacgaacggatgtgcaataatacacacccgataactcaacggtggcatttctaaaacctttgaataatttaaataaactcatgctttgatcctAACAAGAAGAGGTTATATATAAATCATATACAtggaaagttctataaaaatcagccaaatattctatatgatctaatgtagaatgcaacatatcatatgtagagttccatatAGTAGACACATATAAAttaaaagttgtgtaccttattttctttgaatggaaatacttcttccacgccttgccaatatgaggcttccagtggatcaaggatacaactgttgtaataggttgaatatgtctttgccataaagacaaaacatcttgtacacataaatttaaaatatgacatatacatctttggtgaaaatacttatcacttatcaccggggagcaagccgcaattaattcgggtatacttgcagtgttagcggttgcgttatcaaaaccaaccgaaaatattttgttgcataaatcataatcattcaaaacttgaataattaaatatgcaattgcttgtgaggtgtgtggtgaaggaaattgtctaaaaccaattaaacgtttatttaaagtccaactattatctataaaatgacatgaaattcccatgtaagaatttctatggtaagaatccgtccacacatcagagcaaatattaactttgtatCCCAAGGTAGATAAAAATTTTCCtacttctatttttttatcaaaaaactgccgattgttagatctttgagcagttaAGGGGGAATTCTTTTCGTAGCAACATTAAAtgcggtttgcatagtaacttcatattttttgtcattaaaaaaaatttaacggaaaatgcttcattgccgcccatcttaccatagcatcggtaacatttttgggatcatatttaaatagaggcgtacctgtttgagacgatgggCCGGCAGTGAAGTTTATTTGcctttgggacttagtatgcccatattccacaTGATGTTttaccttcaaatggcgatggagagtatCATATCCCCCACCGGTTCCAAATTGATAGACTTTCtcgcaatagttacaatatgctttgaactcatttgtctctatggtagtggtcggatcattaggatttgaaattaccaccgggaccgtcttgtaatgtttggtgaaaatatcggatttcaactttggaggcatcttcttctCTTGCCGTCCTGAAGGGGGAGGAGCAtcggcctcctcatcattttcgccaacttggccggcgctagaagggaggaattgatgcgatccatcatcgccttcgtccgatgatagattcacatAGTATTCGAAatgcgaagccgaatgtgaatgccccccttcttggtcggcgagggcaagtaacaaggccgcatttcgatcttcttcctcctacgaaaattatacaattaagtaaaaatactaacaaaaataaaacacatagacacatagatgttaaaaaatgaaattatgaatttaataaaaataaatttaaaaaaaaacatattagaacttacttgcgctcgaagagcggctcgccttcccacctcctccgtaacttgtgctctagtaggggcacatcgacgacgagtatcgctttgatcttgggcaattcccttgccccgatcaccaccacgacgagatgaagacatgatatttatggaaattgaaagtggagaatagagagtagtgtgattgtgtgaatatgataacgtaaacaacgtgagtaaattatgagcgcaaataacgtaaacaacttgagcaattagagagaatgaggatagagaatagagaaattgagattgagaagagaaagacttgttaacacaagaatgaggtgagtagaaatgaagaggaagggggtatttataggggaaaaatgtgattaaattaaataaataaaaaattcaaaaattcaaattttcgaaaaaccggcggttttttggaCGGAACCACCAgtttcgtcaacggtttctgacgaaaaccggtGGTTCCGCTGACGGTTTCTGAAAAGCCTAGTGTGTAGGTCGGAAATAGGCCTGAAAAGCTGCCGGAACcgtcgaaccgccggttccgacgaAATCGGCAATTCAAAACCTCCGGTTACGGTTTGCGCACAattggaacctgaaccggcccggggGAACCAGCGGTTCCGGGCACGGTTCGAACGGTTCGGTTCGGGGACGTCTAGGTCCAGACGACGAATAATCATATTTTAGGTGCTAGTTTTTACCATTTTGCCTCCGAGGCCATTAAGGGTATATCAGTCTTTTACCTAGTCAGTTAAAACACCTAATTTGTGATTTTACTTAAATTATTATAACCTACTTTTTCATTGTTTattttaaacacattaactGATTTTCGCAATCGAAACAAGACtaaacaaaatcaaaaccaattaatttcacaattagttttatgaaataattaaattgtacgTTATACCTGAGaaatagtactccttccgtcttaACTAAGTTTAGTCGTATTCATCTTTATAATGTCCCGACTAAGTTCAGtaatttttttgacaaaaacaaaacaccaaatcactcttattttatttcatcacaCATTTTACACTTTCTaatcttttctactttattcatgTTTCCTACATTTCAACGCAATTTATTAATCTTCGTACCCAAAAATTTAACTCAACTTAATTTGGAtggatataaaaaaataataaattttatcgATTTGCGACAAATCGGTGTGCATAAGAAAATGTCATCGGTTTAGACATTTCATAATTGACtaataatatactatagtaAATTATAGCATTATAGTAATttggaaaaatataaatattaaacagAAGAAAAACTCAACAAATATTGATACTATAGGACATTTTAGAATGAACCTGTATGATTTCAATTGTTTTATCCACAGTATTTTCAATTTTGGTATACCAAGCTctacaaaataaatttatttggatCCCAACAACTATTTATTCCTCAACAACTTGAGCTCTCTTGGCTTCCACTCCTCTCACCTAACATCTCACTATTTTCGGTCAAGCCGAGGCATCTCCATTTCGGAGATAGAATTTCTATATCTTCACCAGATCTCTCTCCTCCTCTCACTCTGCGTAAGCCTAAACTCATTTACATAAACTAGTTCTCGAATTCGATCAGAAATGGCGAGAAAGAAGATTAGAGAGTACGACTCCAAGAGACTGCTGAAAGAGCATTTGAAGAGATTATGTGGTATTGACCTTCAGATATGCTCTGCTCAGgtatacacaaaaaatatacTCTACTTATCATCTCAATTGTATCCTATGTTTTTTTAGATACGGAATTACCTAGGAATGGATCGGATCCTTAATCTGTTTATTCGAAATTCTATTAGTTAGGGGTTTTTGTCTGTACCTATATATCTGTGTTTCGGAAAATTGTGAATCGCGATTACATTTTTGATTCACTGGTCCCTTTAGTATGCTGTGATCACTGTGCTGTCACTTTATTCTGCACTTAGATCAGGGATATGACTTATGAGAGTTGCTGGATTTGTGAGATGATGGACTTATTTACGAGTTTCGCGCATTAGATCATGAATCGATGATGAATTACTAGATAATCATTGACAAAACACATGAACACATCATTACGGATAAGAAGAATTCTACAACTTGTCTcatgtttcctctttttcctTCCAAATGAAGATGATTCTGGATTTGAGTTGTTGCGGATGCCATGTGGTCTGCTATAAGATTTTAAGCTCTGTGAAGTTACTAATATGTTGTATTGTTATTGCTTTTTATGCTAACGTTGTGTTTCCCCAGTGGTCGCACAAGTGTTTTTTTTGCTTTGATCTCAGTAAATGTCTAGTTGTGCTGATGACTATGTAATTTTCGTCAGGTAACACAGTCAACGGACTTTTCTGAATTAACAAACAAAGAACCATGGCTATCATCGACAAAGTTGGTTGTGAAACCTGACATGTTGTTTGGGAAACGTGGCAAGAGTGGTCTTGTAGCCTTAAACATGGACCTTGCTCAAGTAGCTGCATTTGTCAAAGAGCGCCTTGGTGTTGAGGTGACAGAAAAATCTAATAGATTGCTCTATTTGTATTAGTTATGCTACATTGGAAGCTTACttgattttcatttttctcAGGTTGAGATGAGTGGTTGCAAAGCCCCTATAACGACCTTCATTGTTGAACCTTTTGTACCTCATGATCAAGAGTATTACCTTTCTATAGTATCTGATAGGTTAGGATCCACCATTAGCTTCTCAGAATGTGGGGGCATTGAAATTGAAGAGAACTGGGACAAGGTAGACAGCTGCAACATGGTTTTGTTTGGTTCCCTACTTTCGAAGTTAACACGGTGTATGCAACAGTAGACACCAACTAATCTATTGTTCTGCAGGTCAAAACAATATCCCTCCCAACTGAAAAGCCAATGACCTTGGACGTATGTGCTCCATTGATTGCTACACTGCCATTAGAGGTAGACATCTGAATCACCCTATCTCTTTATTTGGTGTGAGATATCctatattaatttgtttataattatagtaatattttgatttttttcatctTCCGATGAAGTGATGCGGTGTATAACCCAACGTTTTCATAATGAAGTGATACTATCCTATATTTTCATGTCCTCTTGATACTAAATTCTTCATTATTTGTTTCAGGTCCGGGGAAAGATTGGAAATTTTATAACTGGCGTCTTCTCTGTATTTCAAGGTATTGCACTCATAATGGAACTGATTGTTAGTTTAATAGCACACTTTGACTTCATCAGTTGTTTCCGTACGACTTTGAATTATGGAAAGATCAAGTTGTTGGAACTATTCATCAAGGATTGAGCAACACGTTATTCAATTTCTCTTCATCCCTGTCCCCCAGCCGATACCATACCCCATCCCTTGTCTTCTGCTCTGTTATCTTTGTTTGATGCAATTGTAGCATATGATttttatcttttgattttttaacCGGCTAAGATTGACGTCGATCCTATTTATTATCCACAGATTTGGATTTTAGTTTTCTTGAGATGAACCCATTTACACTAGTGAATGGGGAGCCTTTTCCATTAGATATGAGAGGCGAGTTGGATGATACAGCTGCTTTCAAAAACTTCAAAAAGTATGTTGATGCATGGTTCTCATAGCATGATTTAAATTACTTTGTTGCTAGAATATAAAGCTTATCTCTTTAGAAATTATGATTTGTTTCAGGTGGGGTAACATCGAGTTTCCTCTACCTTTTGGAAGAGTTCTCAGTCCAACAGAGAGTTTCATTCACTCACTAGATGAGAAGGTAAATGCCACCACCTATTGTGTTCCAAAGGTCATTCCATGTGCTAAAACTAGaaatgagaaagaaagaaactcaTTTTTAGACTATTGGTTCAGTAATGATTGTTTTGTGGTTctttattaaataaacaatGAGTATGATCATTCACACTTAGATAGTTGAAAGAGAGTAGGATTTTTCTGCCCTGCCATCCCCAGGGTTCATCCATGTTGTGGCCTTGGCTGATGGTCATAGCTTTGCTTGTTTACTAATATGCTTCACCCTGGATAACTGGAATATAACTTCAATTATATATTATGGTCTTGTTGTACTTCAAGTTAAATATATGATcttaaatcaacttcatagctgTTAGAATAACAAAAGTGAACCTTGTTTCTGAAGCTTCGGTTCTATATTGTGAACCTATATGTATATGTACTTGGCACATTTCATTGCTAATCTTCTCACCTGTATTCTTTATCCTGTTATAGACCAGTGCATCTTTGAAATTTACTGTCTTGAATCCAAAAGGGCGTATTTGGACAATGGTTGCTGGAGGTGGTGCAAGTGTAATATATGCCGATACAGTAAGTATTCCAGATTTATCTTCACTGATGCCCAGCCAAGCAAGCAAAAACTTTGCATTACGTTCTCTTATGTTCCATATTGTTTGAGAATACTTATTGATTTCTACTTGAAATTTCCCCCAAAAAGGTTGGAGATCTGGGCTATGCATCTGAGCTTGGTAACTATGCTGAGTATAGTGGAGCTCCAAATGAAGAAGAAGTTTTGCAATATGCCAGAGTTGTTATTGATGTGAGAACTATGATTTTTGTTCGAGTACTCGACGTCTGAAACTTTCTCCCGATATACTTTTCTAACGTAATTCTCTGTCATTGCTGCTTGCAGTGTGCCACAGCTGACCCAGATGGCCGTAAGAGAGCTCTTCTTATTGGAGGTGGCATTGCCAACTTCACTGATGTTGCTGCTACATTCAATGGAATTATCAGAGCTCTGAAAGAGAAGGTACTCAAACTATTTTTAGTTTAGGATGACATTTCTGATTTTTACTCTTGAGGGATGACATAAATTTACCCATCAATTGAGCAGGAATCAAAACTCAAAGCAGCTAGAATGCACCTTTATGTTCGTAGAGGTGGCCCCAACTACCAAACTGGTTTGGCTAGAATGAGGGCTTTGGGAGAAGAACTCGGAGTTCCCATTGAGGTATGAAATCGCATTTCTCCTATCCCATATTCATTCTATTTGACTTGTCATGCCTTCTTTTCTTACTGCGGTTATTCTCTACCTTCAAACATCTGAGTTACTAGTTCATAAACAACTTTGAAAATGtaattattctctcttcattaagtCATTTGCATTTCCTAttgctatttttttttatctgagTAAGCTAACAATTTAAATACTAAATGTGATTGAAATAGAGTCTCGAATAACATCTATCTGGGCTCTATGATTAATACTGGTTTAGGTTTATGGGCCTGAGGCTACAATGACTGGGATTTGCAAGCAAGCTATCGAATGCATCATGTCGTAGCCCCAACGACTCTGCTGCTCTCTGTTGCAGTGAAGATTATAGTCCAGCCGACTGAAGTCAGGCTGCAGATGGATTAATTCTCTTTGTCATGTGTGTTATTCTCCTCTTTTCGAAGACTATTTGTTCTTGTATTGTGAAAGTTATGAATATTGTTTTTGCTGTTTGAGACCAACTTTTACATTACTGTTTTCCTTTTAGTTGATCTTTTAAAATGATGTCTTTCACTTTTCATGCTCTATATGAGATTGATTCAAAGTAAAATGAAGACATCATTTTATCAAAGTTTGGGGAAAACTAGAAAATCTTAAAAGTAAATTACATGTAAATTATCTTCTTGTATGAAAAACGATATCATTTGCTAACATACACATGAACTTTTTGAAAGACTCCTTTTGAAATTATGTGGAAAATTCTTACCCCCTATCTCGTTCTCTCAGTTTTTCTTCAAGATAAAGAAATGAAGATACAAACCTGCATGGTTCCATGCCGATTGTTCAAATAAAGAAAACCCTCTTCCCAAGTCGTAATATTCATTATTAACAGAactttttttagaaaaagagGCCGTCCATATATGATATATCCACCCTGGAGTTTAGAAGCTCAAATCATATTTCTGAGGACAAAATTTATCTTGTGCATTTTGCATTCGCAACTTTACTGAAATGTAATGCATCCCTCACGAAAAAATAGTTGTATTCTTCCATTTTGTTCCGTCCATCAAAATTAATCTTTATTTATGCCATGTTAAGTTTCAGTCTCTAATTAGGTGAGTCTCATTTTtactaacaatatttcaatcactttttGCTCTATcgatctctcttattttatcaattttgcattaaaccCGCCCAATATGTTATGTGctgttaaatttcaatttcagAAGCATAGTACAGTAACAGCTATGGTGAGTTAAGATTTAAGTTGTTGCATAATTCTGATGAATCAGTTAGGTGAGAGATCTATAAATgtaatagtgaagagatgataTGCATTGTTAAAGCCAGCTCATAATAATGGAAACGTGTCATTTTTTTTGAACCAAAGAGACAAAAATGACTAGAAATGGTATgggattaataaaaaaagttaaaccATAAAATCAAGCACTCATTGAATAGTTAGACAGCATGAAATACGACTATACGAGCAAATAAATCATAGCACAAATATGAAATAGGATGTACTGATGTACATCAGCTCAATAGTTTCGTAAAACATACATTGGAATTGTCGAAATTAGTTCTAGCTAGTGGGCATCAAACCGTATGCATTTATACCCTACATTTATTTTGGCCTTTTGGGGTGAATGAGTGGTACGTAGTAGTTTATGATTTGatgatattttaattatttgcaatgtaaattaatttatttgaagtttataaattgtttaattttgtcctgtataaaaaaaattaccaatAAATTTTaagtacatatatatacatatgttttgccataaataatttaaaatgtcctattacatgattaaataaataatcttAACAAGTCTCAATTTATGAGTTTGTTTCAGTACATATATGTATTAGGTTAATATTGATGTGACGtaattactttattaattatctAAAGTATTATTGTCTGGGCAGTTGCAATACTTAAATGCTTCCGATTCCATCCCCATtctttcaagtttaaaagttaaAATGAGATGATGATGGTTGGATAATGCTACTttcgttaataaaaaaaatagtcccACTAGTGATGACACgaacttttataataaattgataaattaaaagaggtggagaaaaaagttggtaagtatgaaagaaaagagaaaaagtaaaagagaaggtgTCCACTTTTAGAATAGGGACAATCCagtaaaatgacaaaatgagactatttttaatTGACGGGGAGAGTATGAAAGGAATATAGTATGATTTTAAATTAACAACTTGCCGTTGAATTCAACTATCCAGTataaaattagtagtagtactattttttttttggactaTCATAGTCATCGATGCATTGTTCAACCTAAGCAATCTCTACATGCatactctctctcactctctatATGCTTTGTAAATCAAAACTCTGTCATTGCCATCATCCAATTCATCGGAGCTCGTTTATCAGTGATGGTGTAACACTCGCGACGTTGCCATTTATTTTTGGAGACGAGTCGCCGAAAGGATGTTTCTCGTCTTGCGGAATGATGATTCATCGACTCGtctgaaaatatataaaaaggaAATTCGGTAATTTGAGAATTCAAGATTTCGAAAGGTTTGTGACATGTCAATCAAATTGAAGATGTCTTAAAAATATCGTTTTACAAGtctaataatataatatgtCATCCGGAGCCATGTCCACTTATGACACTAGAAACAGTACCATAATATAACACTGCAATTCAACACTACAAAAATAGGTACGagcaaataaataataacacAAAAATGTAGTATATAGCATGTACACTAGCTCACAATATATGGTTTCATAAATCAGGAAGACATTGAATGCTCATAAATTAAGAGTAGCAGCATTCAATCACACACATCTACCACCCCATTTATTTCTTCATTTCCATCTATACTAATTCAAAACTAACATATATCACCATGCACCCAATTACGAAGGATATATATACCCTCAAGCAAAACACAAGTACACACACCACCTACACACAAAAAGAGTGAAACAACTAAAGATATTTGGAGAGATGGAGGTAGGCTTCGGTAAGGTGCTCCTTGGCCTCACCTTGTTACTCGGTGCACTCGCAATGGATGTGAATGGAACAAGAACTCTCAAGGAATTCGATCAGCCTCAGACCTTCGGTAGTTTTGGCGGAACATCTCCTAGCTCGGGTTCTATTGGATCTTTTCCCGGCCGAAGCGGTTTTGCTTTTGGATCACCCTCGTTTTGCTCATTTCCTGGGGTCCAGTGCACCCCGGTCCAGCCCACCATCCCGTTTGTACCAAACGGGGGTGGCTCCCCAATCGGGGAAACCCCATGATTACAATCATGGGGCtagtttatttataataatgttCTACTTTGATTTAGTAGGGTTTAATTTTTATCCATGTATTAGGGTTTCTCTATGTACTACTAGCTAGGGTTTCTATGCATTACGTTACAAGCTAGGTCATGTTATTTAATTACGTCTATTTTATATTTGGCTGGATTGATGAAactctttattatttattcatgTTATGATCGTCTATTTGAGAATGACACATCACTCAATGTTAACAACCAAATCAACTCAAGAGTGTTATCAAAATATTGTTACACTCACACAAAACTAACATAAAAGTTAATGTAGATATATTCTTCTATAGTCGATTCGAGCTATTGGACTATTTGCTGAGAAATGGTCTTACCATTTATCAACTGAGTTGCATTCCATGCTGACATCTCCCTTCTCTTAATTGCAATTGATTTTTATTAGAAAACTCTTTTTTGGGAGTAAAATAGGGGTGAATTACCCACTATTTATGCTGAGCATGATTTGAGCCACTGcaaaataattcattaaaatattttcgaatTTTCCCTTATCTATGAATTGCTAAATCATGTGTCGGCAGCGCCccaaaaacatttaaatgtagATTAAAGTTTCTCATATCTATATTTGTCGATTAaagaaaatttcaattttacaaGACTTGCTTCACATTTGGAGTTGATTAAACCAAATGGAATATATATTCCCACCAACTAAAAAAATAGTGGctgaccacaaaaaaaaaacaaagcttAATTCTTTCATATATAGTGAGAACAGTAGAGAAGTTAATATTCACTTATTCAAAGGATTTTCCCCTGTCAACTTACCACATAAAAAAATAGTGGCTGGTCATgaaaaatacttttatttaa
Encoded here:
- the LOC121755930 gene encoding ATP-citrate synthase alpha chain protein 2; translation: MARKKIREYDSKRLLKEHLKRLCGIDLQICSAQVTQSTDFSELTNKEPWLSSTKLVVKPDMLFGKRGKSGLVALNMDLAQVAAFVKERLGVEVEMSGCKAPITTFIVEPFVPHDQEYYLSIVSDRLGSTISFSECGGIEIEENWDKVKTISLPTEKPMTLDVCAPLIATLPLEVRGKIGNFITGVFSVFQDLDFSFLEMNPFTLVNGEPFPLDMRGELDDTAAFKNFKKWGNIEFPLPFGRVLSPTESFIHSLDEKTSASLKFTVLNPKGRIWTMVAGGGASVIYADTVGDLGYASELGNYAEYSGAPNEEEVLQYARVVIDCATADPDGRKRALLIGGGIANFTDVAATFNGIIRALKEKESKLKAARMHLYVRRGGPNYQTGLARMRALGEELGVPIEVYGPEATMTGICKQAIECIMS